The Columba livia isolate bColLiv1 breed racing homer chromosome W, bColLiv1.pat.W.v2, whole genome shotgun sequence genome window below encodes:
- the LOC135577083 gene encoding endogenous retrovirus group K member 21 Gag polyprotein-like isoform X1 codes for MEEVSGEPEVCAVPPEPPAVSCPLSENSEKSIPLVCPVSDLEFWSGEQIIPSAPFEPWPASDDEWQQPASFNKPGQVNPADVPLPEDPMEHQEGAPQNRPDFQEESHVQSLKDLLRRQESQMQEVLNAMKRLDGGYLLFLDKWQGKVESAVLENVHLPADDPLRLPSMDQLPGHGQYADGATQAALHPRILQQTQGLALAAVKELPNIGTPVPPYSTIKQDPGEPYMKFVDCLKEAIDASPNLTPEAKAAVGKDLAMMNANTQCQQILAGLGKTASLAEMVEACTRVPIMQQEVEKAKIHAQAHAVALAAALKPAMKGRSPSSLGLACFTCGQTGHLKRNCPQYARRGGPSNGTSQLPAPLNYSRFDGTCSQCDKYGHRAVECRSKF; via the exons ATGGAGGAAGTCTCAGGGGAGCCGGAGGTGTGTgccgtccccccggagccgcccgccgtGAGCTGCCCCCTCTCTGAGAACTCCGAAAAATCGATaccgctggtatgtcccgtATCAGACTTGGAGTTCTGGAgcggagagcaaattataccctctgcaCCCTTTGAGCCATGGCCTGCCTCTGACGACGAATGGCAGCAACCAGCAAGTTTCAACAAGCCAGGACAAGTTAATCCAGCTGATGTGCCTTTGCCGGAGGATCCAATGGAGCACCAGGAGGGAGCACCACAGAATCGCCCTgacttccaggaggagagccacgtgcagagcctgaaggacttactgagacggcaggagagccagatgcaagaagttctaaACGCTATGAAGCGACTAGATGGCG GGTATTTGTTGTTCTTGGACAagtggcaggggaaggtggaatCGGCAGTgttagaaaatgttcatttaccagctgatgatccATTGCGATTACCTAGCATGGACCAATTACCGGGTCATGGACAATATGCGGATGGTGCCACTCAGGCAGCACTTCATCCAAGGATTTTGCAGCAaacgcaagggcttgctctggcGGCAGTGAAAGAATTGCCAAATATAGGTacccctgtgccaccctattctacaataaagcaggatcctggggaaccctatatgaagtttgtggactgtttaaaagaagctatagatgccTCTCCTAACCTgactccagaggcaaaagctgctgtggggaaagatttggccatgatgaatgcaaacacccaatgccaacagatattagccggtttgggaaaaactgcttctctggcagagatggtggaagcttgtACACGGGTACCAATTAtgcaacaggaggtagaaaaggcaaaaatacatgctcaagcccacgctgtggccttggctgcagcacttaagcctgcaatgaaaggccgaagcccttcttCTCTTGGCCTAGCATGTTTTACTTGCGGACAGACAGGACATCTTAAAAGAAACTGCCCTCAGTACGCTCGGAGAGGGGGACCTAGTAATGGCACTAGTCAGTTGCCAGCTCCCCTCAATTATTCGCGCTTCGATGGCACATGCAGTCAGTGTGATAAGTATGGACACCGAGCAGTGGAGTGTCgatcaaaattttaa
- the LOC135577083 gene encoding uncharacterized protein LOC135577083 isoform X2: protein MEEVSGEPEVCAVPPEPPAVSCPLSENSEKSIPLVCPVSDLEFWSGEQIIPSAPFEPWPASDDEWQQPASFNKPGQVNPADVPLPEDPMEHQEGAPQNRPDFQEESHVQSLKDLLRRQESQMQEVLNAMKRLDGVLRHLSRFPRLNKDDGEWPSNNFSQLPRHPLLESKMWENKMCGSGHLDDKGRSILT from the exons ATGGAGGAAGTCTCAGGGGAGCCGGAGGTGTGTgccgtccccccggagccgcccgccgtGAGCTGCCCCCTCTCTGAGAACTCCGAAAAATCGATaccgctggtatgtcccgtATCAGACTTGGAGTTCTGGAgcggagagcaaattataccctctgcaCCCTTTGAGCCATGGCCTGCCTCTGACGACGAATGGCAGCAACCAGCAAGTTTCAACAAGCCAGGACAAGTTAATCCAGCTGATGTGCCTTTGCCGGAGGATCCAATGGAGCACCAGGAGGGAGCACCACAGAATCGCCCTgacttccaggaggagagccacgtgcagagcctgaaggacttactgagacggcaggagagccagatgcaagaagttctaaACGCTATGAAGCGACTAGATGGCG tcctcaggcacctctcccgttttcCACGACttaacaaagatgatggagagtggcctagcaataacttcagccagctccctcggCACCCactgttggaaagtaaaatgtgggaaaacaaGATGTGCGGTTCCGGCCACCTGGacgataaaggaagatcaatactaacatga